The following coding sequences lie in one Pseudoalteromonas sp. Scap06 genomic window:
- the recA gene encoding recombinase RecA, translated as MNDNKQKALDAALSQIERQFGKGSIMKLGDNKALNIDAVSTGSLGIDIALGIGGLPMGRIVEVYGPESSGKTTLTLQVIAQAQKEGKTCAFVDAEHALDPVYAQKLGVNIDELLVSQPDTGEQALEICDMLVRSSAVDVVIVDSVAALTPKAEIEGDMGDSHMGLQARLMSQALRKLTGNIKRSNTLCIFINQIRMKIGVMFGNPETTTGGNALKFYASVRIDIRRIGSVKEGDEVVGNETRVKVVKNKVAPPFKQAEFIIMYGEGISKQGELIDLGVKHKIVEKAGAWYSYNGNKVGQGKSNSIKFLKENPEIADEIEGKLREMLLLKATVEPEDGEDVLGDEGDL; from the coding sequence ATGAACGATAACAAACAAAAAGCGTTGGACGCAGCTTTATCACAAATTGAACGTCAATTTGGTAAAGGTTCAATCATGAAATTGGGTGACAATAAGGCGTTAAACATTGACGCTGTATCAACAGGCTCGCTAGGTATTGATATTGCTTTAGGCATAGGCGGCTTGCCAATGGGGCGTATTGTTGAAGTATATGGCCCAGAGTCATCAGGTAAAACAACGCTAACATTACAAGTTATCGCACAAGCTCAAAAAGAAGGTAAAACGTGTGCCTTTGTTGATGCTGAGCATGCTCTTGATCCAGTTTACGCACAAAAGTTAGGCGTTAATATTGATGAGTTACTGGTATCTCAACCAGATACGGGTGAACAAGCACTGGAAATTTGTGACATGTTAGTGCGCTCAAGCGCGGTTGATGTAGTTATTGTCGATTCTGTTGCTGCATTAACACCTAAAGCTGAGATTGAAGGCGACATGGGTGATTCACACATGGGTCTACAAGCACGTTTAATGTCACAAGCATTACGTAAGCTTACAGGTAACATTAAGCGCTCAAACACGCTATGTATTTTCATTAACCAAATCCGTATGAAAATTGGTGTAATGTTTGGTAATCCTGAAACAACAACTGGTGGTAACGCCCTGAAATTTTACGCCTCTGTACGTATTGATATTCGTCGTATTGGTTCAGTAAAAGAAGGTGATGAAGTTGTTGGTAATGAAACGCGTGTTAAAGTTGTGAAGAACAAAGTAGCACCGCCGTTCAAACAAGCTGAATTTATCATTATGTATGGTGAAGGTATTTCTAAGCAGGGCGAGCTAATTGATTTAGGTGTTAAGCATAAAATTGTTGAAAAAGCAGGTGCTTGGTACAGTTACAATGGCAACAAAGTTGGCCAAGGTAAGTCTAATTCAATTAAGTTCCTTAAAGAAAACCCTGAAATTGCAGATGAAATTGAAGGTAAGTTACGTGAAATGCTATTGCTAAAAGCAACGGTTGAGCCAGAAGATGGCGAAGACGTATTAGGTGATGAAGGCGACCTTTAA
- a CDS encoding CinA family protein codes for MELHQEIKTLAAQLGAILTDKRLWITTAESCTGGGVSYSLTDTPGSSAYIDRAFVTYSNNAKHELLNVKHDTLEQFGAVSEQTVIEMAAGACKAASADIAIAISGIAGPGGATEDKPVGLVWFGLQINGKHWTFEQVFNGDRAQVRLQAIVFSLKTIIEKIK; via the coding sequence ATGGAATTACATCAAGAGATTAAGACACTTGCTGCGCAATTAGGCGCTATTTTAACGGATAAACGCTTATGGATCACTACCGCTGAATCATGTACTGGTGGTGGAGTGAGTTATTCGCTTACCGATACCCCAGGAAGCTCTGCATATATTGATCGTGCATTTGTTACTTATAGCAATAACGCAAAGCATGAATTACTCAATGTGAAGCATGATACCCTCGAGCAATTTGGCGCAGTGAGCGAACAAACAGTTATTGAGATGGCAGCAGGTGCCTGTAAGGCAGCCAGTGCTGACATTGCCATTGCTATTTCAGGGATTGCAGGGCCCGGTGGCGCTACTGAGGACAAACCGGTAGGGCTTGTGTGGTTTGGGCTACAAATTAACGGTAAACACTGGACGTTTGAACAAGTATTTAATGGTGATAGGGCGCAAGTTAGGCTGCAAGCCATTGTATTTTCTTTAAAAACTATAATAGAGAAGATAAAATAA
- the mutS gene encoding DNA mismatch repair protein MutS encodes MSFDLYAPHTIKQQTPMMQQYLKIKSEHRDILLFYRMGDFYELFFDDAKRAAQLLDISQTHRGKAGGDPIPMAGVPYHAVENYLARLVQMGESVAICEQVGDPATSKGPVERKVVRIVTPGTISDEALLQERQDNLLTSVWQNKKGQYGVAYLDINSGRFNIVEVSTDEAFSSTLQRLAPAELLYSEHFENTHLIEHIKGARRRPDWEFDLDTAQHLLCEQFGTKDLVGFGVDKAHSALVAAGCLMQYVKDTQRIALPHIRAITLEHNEHAVILDAPTRKNLELTVNLSGGFENTLAQVLDKTATAMGSRLLKRRIHTPIRNKDELNSRLNAISAILDVQLCSELHDALRDIGDIERVIARLALHTARPRDLTRLRSALQALAPLHNLLSDATDARISHIIAHSKELPELQALLERAVIDNPPVLIRDGGVIAPGYNSELDEWRNLSQGATDVLEQLEQRERERTGISTLKIGYNRVHGFFIEVSRANSHLVPADYIRRQTLKNNERYIIPELKEHEDKVLGSQSKALALEKQLYEQLFEFIAPHIEQLQIMASVIADLDVLNNLAERAQTLNYAKPELCDNDNISIEQGRHPVVEQVMKDPFIANPVELNSQRKMLIITGPNMGGKSTYMRQTALIVLMAHIGCYVPADSAKIGNIDRIFTRIGASDDLASGRSTFMVEMTETAAILNNATAQSLVLMDEIGRGTSTYDGLSLAYATADHLASKIAAKTLFATHYFELTELAEQTPGLVNVHLDAIEHNDTIAFMHTVLDGAASKSFGLQVAALAGVPKAVIAQAKQKLTLLENHQSVTTVTTEQQVLPFDSEPQIIQPSELEQQMTAIDPDNLSPRQAHELLYKLKALL; translated from the coding sequence ATGTCGTTTGATCTTTATGCACCGCACACTATAAAACAACAAACCCCTATGATGCAGCAGTATCTAAAAATAAAATCAGAGCATCGCGATATTTTATTGTTTTATCGGATGGGGGATTTTTACGAACTCTTTTTTGATGACGCAAAACGCGCCGCTCAATTGCTTGATATTTCGCAAACACACCGTGGCAAAGCAGGGGGCGATCCTATTCCTATGGCGGGCGTGCCTTATCATGCGGTAGAAAACTACTTAGCTCGCTTAGTGCAAATGGGCGAGTCGGTGGCTATTTGTGAACAAGTGGGCGACCCTGCCACCAGCAAAGGCCCTGTTGAGCGCAAAGTAGTGCGTATTGTAACCCCTGGTACTATTTCTGACGAAGCCTTATTACAAGAGCGCCAAGACAACTTACTAACCAGTGTTTGGCAAAATAAAAAAGGCCAATACGGTGTTGCGTATCTTGATATCAACTCAGGACGCTTCAACATTGTTGAAGTTAGTACTGATGAAGCATTTAGCTCAACCCTACAACGCTTAGCGCCTGCTGAATTACTATATAGTGAACACTTTGAAAACACTCATTTAATTGAACATATTAAGGGAGCGCGTCGCCGCCCTGATTGGGAGTTTGACCTTGATACCGCGCAACACTTACTGTGCGAGCAGTTTGGCACCAAAGATTTAGTCGGTTTTGGGGTCGATAAAGCACATAGCGCCTTGGTAGCGGCAGGCTGTTTAATGCAGTACGTAAAAGATACCCAACGTATTGCATTACCGCACATTCGTGCAATTACCCTTGAGCATAATGAACACGCGGTAATTTTAGATGCGCCCACCCGTAAAAACCTTGAACTTACCGTTAATTTATCAGGTGGCTTTGAAAATACCCTTGCCCAAGTGCTTGATAAAACAGCCACAGCGATGGGCTCACGATTACTGAAGCGCCGTATTCATACCCCTATTCGTAATAAAGACGAGTTAAATTCTCGTCTAAATGCCATTAGTGCTATTTTAGATGTGCAATTATGCAGTGAGCTGCATGACGCTCTCAGAGATATTGGTGATATAGAACGTGTAATTGCTCGCTTGGCATTACACACTGCTCGGCCACGTGATTTAACACGGCTTCGTAGTGCGCTTCAAGCATTAGCACCGCTACATAACTTATTAAGCGATGCCACAGATGCGCGTATTTCTCATATTATTGCCCACTCTAAAGAGCTCCCCGAGCTTCAAGCATTACTTGAACGTGCAGTGATTGATAACCCACCAGTGTTAATACGTGATGGCGGTGTTATTGCGCCAGGGTATAACAGCGAACTTGATGAGTGGCGTAATTTAAGCCAAGGTGCCACCGATGTGCTTGAACAGCTAGAGCAGCGCGAACGTGAACGCACAGGTATTAGTACACTTAAAATTGGTTATAACAGAGTGCATGGCTTTTTTATTGAAGTGAGCCGCGCTAACTCGCACTTAGTGCCTGCAGATTATATTCGTCGTCAAACGTTAAAAAATAATGAACGTTATATAATTCCAGAACTTAAAGAACATGAAGACAAGGTTCTCGGCAGCCAATCAAAAGCGCTGGCCCTAGAAAAGCAGCTATACGAACAGCTATTTGAATTTATTGCTCCGCATATCGAGCAGCTGCAAATAATGGCCTCGGTCATTGCCGATTTAGATGTACTGAATAATTTAGCAGAGCGTGCCCAAACGCTAAATTATGCCAAGCCTGAGCTTTGCGATAACGATAATATCAGCATCGAACAAGGCCGCCACCCTGTAGTTGAGCAAGTAATGAAAGACCCATTTATTGCCAATCCTGTGGAGCTCAATAGCCAGCGTAAAATGTTGATAATTACTGGTCCTAACATGGGCGGTAAATCAACTTACATGCGCCAAACTGCGCTTATTGTGCTTATGGCGCACATTGGCTGTTACGTTCCTGCTGATAGCGCAAAGATTGGTAATATTGATAGAATATTTACTCGCATTGGCGCCAGTGACGACTTAGCATCTGGGCGCTCTACCTTTATGGTTGAAATGACAGAAACTGCGGCAATTTTAAATAATGCCACCGCACAATCATTGGTATTAATGGATGAAATAGGCCGAGGAACCAGTACTTACGATGGTTTATCACTGGCATACGCAACAGCTGATCATCTTGCTTCAAAAATCGCGGCTAAAACTCTGTTCGCAACCCATTACTTTGAACTCACTGAGCTTGCAGAACAAACGCCTGGGCTGGTTAATGTGCACCTAGATGCCATTGAACACAACGATACCATTGCCTTTATGCACACGGTATTAGATGGTGCCGCAAGTAAAAGTTTTGGTTTGCAAGTGGCAGCCCTGGCTGGTGTGCCTAAAGCGGTTATTGCCCAAGCTAAACAAAAGCTAACCTTGCTTGAAAATCATCAAAGTGTCACAACAGTCACCACAGAGCAACAGGTTTTACCGTTTGATAGTGAACCGCAAATAATTCAGCCTAGTGAACTTGAGCAACAAATGACCGCAATAGATCCCGATAACCTATCACCGCGTCAGGCGCATGAACTGCTTTATAAATTAAAAGCACTGCTTTAA